The Polynucleobacter sp. MWH-UH2A DNA segment ATTCGCCGAGAAATTCCCCGTTGGCTGCAAGAAATCGTGCTTCGTTGCCTAGAGCCTCGCGCTGCAGATCGCTATCAAAGTGCTGCTCGCTTACGCCAAATGTTACGCGACCCCGAGGGCGTCACCCTAACCGAACGCGCAGATCGAGTTGAGCCGCCAAGTTTCTGGGAAAATCTAAAAGGGATGTTCAGAGCTGCAGGCTATGAGCCATCCCCAAGCCCCAAGCCGAGCATGGGAAATTATGATGCGCCTTTGATGATTGCGGCAATTGATACTCGTCAGTCCGATGAAAATTTGCGCGAAAGAATGCAAACTACTGCGAAGAATTTATTGCAAGCTTATCCAGAGAGCCGGCTTGTTTGTATCAGCACAATCGCAAGTACGCCTACCTATGAAGGTAAGCACGAAAGTGAGACTGCAAGCGGCATTGTTCGTGGACACTTAGTGCAATTGATGGATTGGGCAAAGCCACTCAAGCTACCGCCAGAACGAATCTCGTATCACGTACTTGAAGCGATGGACCCCGCATCACGCATTGTCGAATTCGCAAAAGACAATGATGCTTCGCTTATCTTGATCGGCGCATCACATAAACTGCCAAACAAGGTAACGCCCTGGCGAACCTCAATGACCAAGATTGTCGAAGAGGCGCCTTGTAGCGTTCATATCGTCAGAACTTAATCTATTGCGGTAAGCGCGGCAGGCGCTCAGCATTTGCCGGGATTGGGTGCCTTGCCATATTCATCTCCATCGCCAGAAAAGTGTAGTAACCCGATATTCCTGCTAAATCAATGACACCCTTTTTACCAAAGCGACTTTCTGTTTTTGCAAAAGTTGCATTAGAAACCTGTTTATTTTTTTGTAACTCTATCGTGAAGTCATAAACAATGGTCTCGTCTTCACTCATGCCCTCGGGCCTTCTTCCCTCTTTTAAGGCTTGTGCAATTTCAGGCTTTAGGCCGGCTTTAATAGCAATTGGGTAGTGCACATACCATTCGTAATCTTGCGACCACTCACGGGCTGTAATCAAAATAGCGAACTCACTTAATCGAGCATCAAATGCAGAGTTGTAGCGCAGGTAGTCTCCCATGGCGCGGGCATTATTCATCAGTTGCGGGCTGTACATCAGCATCGCAAAAGGGCCCCAAGGCGCCTTCTTACGAGCGAGCTCAAACTCCTGCGCAGCTTTTTGTTGCTCAACCGTATATTGCTCTGGAGGGATATCAGGAAGACGCGTTTGCGCAAACGCTCCATTCCAAAATACAAAGATGAGGGCAGCAAATAACAATCTCATAATCATCTTTGTTATGCCGATCACTTCATGGTTTCTTGCTTTTGATCCAAGATAATCTCTGGCTCTTGTGCCTCAACCCAATTGTCTTTATTGAGCACTTCGGTTAATTGTCGACTATCTAGTTCGCCTGTCCACTTTGCAACCACGATAGTGGCAACGCCATTTCCAACTAAGTTCGTTAAAGCGCGAGCCTCAGACATAAAACGATCAATTCCCAAAATAATTGCCAAGCCAGCAACAGGAACATTGCCCACAGCGGAGAGTGTTGCGGCCAAGACGATGAATCCGCTGCCCGTAATTCCTGCTGCACCTTTTGAGGTTAGCAACAGAACCAGCAATAGCGTTATTTGCTGCATGATTGTCATTGGAGTATCTGTTGCCTGAGCAATAAATACGGCAGCCATCGTTAAGTAAATCGAGGTGCCATCCAAATTGAACGAGTAACCCGTCGGGATCACCAAGCCCACGCAACTCTTTTTAGCGCCTAAGAGCTCCATTTTTTCCATCATGCGTGGCAAGACGGATTCGGAAGAAGAGGTTCCCAAAACAATTAAAAGCTCTTCTTTAATGTAACGAACAAACTTAAAAATGCTGAACCCGTTTAGACGAGCAATGATTCCCAAGACAATAAATACAAACAACAAGCAAGTTAAATAAAAAGAGCCCATTAACTTGCCCAATGAGAACAGGGAGCCCACTCCGTACTTGCCAATCGTGAATGCCATTGCACCAAACGCTCCAATTGGTGCAAATTTCATGATGATGCCGATGATGTCGAATAAGACATGCGAGAACTTTTCAATTAAATCAAATACCAAAGTTCCGCGGCCACCAAACCGATGTAAAGCAAATCCAAATAGAACCGCAATAAAAAGCACTTGCAAAATTTCGCCTTTGGCAAAGGCATCAACCGCTGTACTTGGAATAATGTTGAGCAAAAAATCAGTGGTGGTGCCCATTTTTCCTGGGCCGGTATAAGCGGCGATTCCTTTGGTATCCAGAGTAGTTGGGTCAATATTCATCCCTGCACCAGGTTGCAATACATTCACTACAACGAGGCCTACGATCAATGCAATCGTACTAACAATCTCGAAGTACAAAAGTGCAATACCACCAGTCTTACCAACCTTCTTCATATCTTCCATGCCGGCAATACCAACCACTACAGTACAGAAAATAATAGGAGCGATAAGCATCTTGATGCCCTTAATAAAGGCATCCCCAAAAGGCTTCATATCCGTTCCTAACGAAGGGTAAAAATGGCCAAGCAAAACGCCTAAAGCCACAGCCACAAGAACCTGAAAATAAAGAATTTTATAAATTGGTGGCTTCTTTAAGGTAACCGTCATGGCTCTTCCTTTATTCGTTAGTCTTGGGGCTTCTAGTGTAGCTAATCTCGAATGCTGCCTCGCATCAATACAGACGCCTCTTTATCGGATAATGTAGCCATGGAAGAAAAAGTACGCGTCTCTAAATTGCTGTCAGAACTTGGTTT contains these protein-coding regions:
- a CDS encoding carboxymuconolactone decarboxylase family protein, producing MRLLFAALIFVFWNGAFAQTRLPDIPPEQYTVEQQKAAQEFELARKKAPWGPFAMLMYSPQLMNNARAMGDYLRYNSAFDARLSEFAILITAREWSQDYEWYVHYPIAIKAGLKPEIAQALKEGRRPEGMSEDETIVYDFTIELQKNKQVSNATFAKTESRFGKKGVIDLAGISGYYTFLAMEMNMARHPIPANAERLPRLPQ
- a CDS encoding dicarboxylate/amino acid:cation symporter gives rise to the protein MTVTLKKPPIYKILYFQVLVAVALGVLLGHFYPSLGTDMKPFGDAFIKGIKMLIAPIIFCTVVVGIAGMEDMKKVGKTGGIALLYFEIVSTIALIVGLVVVNVLQPGAGMNIDPTTLDTKGIAAYTGPGKMGTTTDFLLNIIPSTAVDAFAKGEILQVLFIAVLFGFALHRFGGRGTLVFDLIEKFSHVLFDIIGIIMKFAPIGAFGAMAFTIGKYGVGSLFSLGKLMGSFYLTCLLFVFIVLGIIARLNGFSIFKFVRYIKEELLIVLGTSSSESVLPRMMEKMELLGAKKSCVGLVIPTGYSFNLDGTSIYLTMAAVFIAQATDTPMTIMQQITLLLVLLLTSKGAAGITGSGFIVLAATLSAVGNVPVAGLAIILGIDRFMSEARALTNLVGNGVATIVVAKWTGELDSRQLTEVLNKDNWVEAQEPEIILDQKQETMK